A stretch of Stenotrophomonas indicatrix DNA encodes these proteins:
- a CDS encoding pilus assembly PilX family protein has translation MRSIKLSSRHTFSAPVRQRGAVLYVALILLIMLALLGVIGMQVAGMQERMASGYRAGNVAFQSAEGAARSAENAVEKIANRQSPGDSPTVTSADIDQRCDDGFDPSDWVAKTKLGSKPAVKVRQIQGCIQGEGALDMGKPLEAATPVYQITTYAGDTATDATSRSAVDTVFKL, from the coding sequence ATGCGCTCCATCAAGCTGTCTTCGCGCCACACCTTCTCTGCCCCTGTCCGGCAGCGTGGTGCCGTGCTCTACGTCGCGCTGATTCTGCTGATCATGCTGGCGCTGCTGGGCGTGATAGGCATGCAGGTGGCCGGCATGCAGGAGCGCATGGCATCGGGCTACCGTGCAGGCAACGTGGCCTTCCAGAGTGCCGAGGGCGCCGCCCGCAGTGCCGAGAATGCCGTGGAGAAGATTGCCAATCGCCAGTCGCCGGGTGACAGCCCGACGGTTACCTCGGCCGACATCGATCAACGCTGCGACGATGGCTTCGATCCATCGGACTGGGTCGCCAAGACCAAGCTGGGCAGCAAGCCGGCAGTGAAGGTCCGGCAGATCCAGGGCTGCATCCAGGGAGAGGGGGCGCTGGACATGGGCAAGCCGTTGGAGGCCGCAACACCGGTCTACCAGATCACGACATACGCCGGCGACACGGCCACCGACGCGACATCGCGCTCGGCGGTCGACACCGTATTCAAGCTGTGA
- a CDS encoding PilW family protein, whose protein sequence is MSPSSRARGLSLIELMIAMVIGLVLLLGITQIFIASRAASRLSEGAARTQENARFALDFLQRDLRMAGHFGCVNDQAHVIKNTGDVRYNLGIAAGSGDPLDFSVPVQGYEAAGTGPTNTLTLGRTWSAAISVPKSIINLKPAPLPGSDVLVLRLLSPEGAVVTGVGVDGTTTTVTVSSDGMARLKAGAAGTPTVFALADCTRADVFPATISGSTVKIEKLDLTGYSVSNAMTMLYRADGLVYYIASNGNNEPALYRARANGAGGYGDGEELVEGIESMQLLYGLDATPDISLSTPPSGRIVDQRVASAVSTATDATAVGAWRRVGMVQVGLLARSPQRASAQAPGSAATYLGVLGVTIAPGDPYDQRHRGAYEVSVALRNRLFGN, encoded by the coding sequence ATGAGTCCGTCTTCACGAGCCCGCGGCCTGTCGCTGATCGAACTGATGATTGCCATGGTCATCGGTCTGGTCCTTCTGCTGGGCATCACGCAGATCTTCATCGCGTCCCGCGCGGCTTCACGCCTGTCCGAGGGGGCTGCCCGGACCCAGGAGAATGCACGTTTCGCATTGGACTTCCTGCAGCGTGACCTGCGCATGGCGGGTCACTTTGGCTGCGTGAACGACCAGGCGCATGTGATCAAGAACACCGGCGATGTCCGCTACAACCTCGGTATCGCCGCCGGCAGTGGAGATCCGCTGGATTTCTCGGTGCCGGTGCAGGGGTATGAGGCCGCAGGCACCGGCCCGACCAATACACTGACCCTGGGGCGCACGTGGAGCGCGGCGATATCCGTGCCCAAGAGCATCATCAACCTGAAGCCGGCGCCACTGCCCGGCAGTGATGTGCTTGTGCTCCGCCTGTTGAGCCCGGAAGGGGCGGTTGTGACAGGCGTCGGTGTGGATGGCACTACAACCACGGTGACGGTGTCCAGTGACGGCATGGCGCGCCTGAAGGCGGGTGCCGCCGGCACTCCGACCGTGTTCGCGCTGGCCGATTGCACCCGCGCCGATGTGTTCCCGGCCACCATCAGTGGATCCACCGTCAAGATCGAGAAGCTGGATCTGACCGGCTATTCGGTCAGCAACGCGATGACGATGCTGTATCGCGCCGATGGCCTCGTGTATTACATCGCCAGCAACGGCAATAATGAGCCTGCCCTGTACCGCGCCCGCGCCAACGGAGCCGGTGGCTACGGTGACGGTGAGGAGCTGGTGGAGGGCATCGAGAGCATGCAGCTCCTGTACGGCCTTGACGCAACGCCGGATATTTCGCTTTCCACTCCGCCCAGTGGCCGCATCGTCGACCAGCGTGTTGCCAGTGCCGTCAGCACCGCGACGGATGCGACCGCTGTTGGCGCATGGCGCCGCGTCGGCATGGTACAGGTGGGGCTGCTTGCGCGCAGCCCGCAGCGGGCGTCGGCGCAGGCTCCGGGTTCGGCAGCTACCTACCTGGGGGTGCTTGGTGTGACCATCGCGCCGGGCGATCCCTATGACCAGCGCCACCGTGGCGCCTATGAAGTTTCCGTTGCGTTGCGCAACCGCCTGTTCGGGAATTGA